A stretch of DNA from Natrinema salaciae:
TTTCCCGGTTCGGCTGCCCATCGCGAAACCCGTACAACGGGGTTACTCGTCGGTATCCGACGCCGCCTCGTCGTCGGTATCGCCGTTCTCGTCGATATCGGTCGTCGGCTCTTTCTCCTCCGTCCCGCCGTACTGGGTCTGTTCCTCGTCGTCCTCGGTATCTGTGTCGGTCACGCGAATCACTCGGCCGGGATCGCGTCCATCTCGAACTCCTCGGTCAGTTCTATCAGTTCTTCGAGAGCCTCCTGCTCCTCCCGGAGGTTCTCCTCGAGGAGATCCGCCGCCTTGTCCATTCCCAGCTGATCAGCCAGCGGAATCAGATTGCCGTAGGCCGCGATCTCGTAGTGCTCGGTTTTCTCCGCGGCAGCCATGTTGTGGTAGTCCATCACCGCCTGACTCGGCTCCATCGATGCGAACTCCTCGTACTCCTCGAGCAGCC
This window harbors:
- a CDS encoding DUF892 family protein, translating into MSLDTIQDLFEHGLEDIYHAEHQLLDALEELERNTERDEISQAFSDHREETQGQIDWLEAVFDEFGEPPEKEECEGIEGLLEEYEEFASMEPSQAVMDYHNMAAAEKTEHYEIAAYGNLIPLADQLGMDKAADLLEENLREEQEALEELIELTEEFEMDAIPAE